One Brassica oleracea var. oleracea cultivar TO1000 chromosome C7, BOL, whole genome shotgun sequence genomic window carries:
- the LOC106304638 gene encoding auxin-induced protein 15A produces MAIKRSTQAASIKQILKRCSSLGKKKNVNGCYYNQEDDSFPQDVPKGHFPVYVGPDRSRYIVPISWLGHSEFQTLLRLAEEEFGFEHNMGLIIPCDEVFFKSLISMFR; encoded by the coding sequence ATGGCCATAAAGAGGTCAACTCAAGCAGCATCGATCAAGCAAATCCTAAAGAGGTGCTCAAGTCTAGGGAAGAAGAAGAACGTCAACGGTTGCTACTATAATCAAGAAGATGATAGTTTTCCACAAGACGTGCCAAAAGGTCATTTTCCGGTTTACGTTGGACCGGACCGAAGTCGGTACATCGTTCCCATCTCGTGGCTCGGACACTCTGAGTTTCAAACGTTGCTCCGACTAGCCGAGGAAGAGTTTGGCTTTGAACACAATATGGGTCTAATCATACCCTGTGATGAAGTGTTCTTCAAGTCTCTCATCTCCATGTTCAGATAA
- the LOC106302401 gene encoding uncharacterized protein LOC106302401 has protein sequence MCNLEKIFPPSFFDVMEQLAIHLVRELELGGPVQYKWMYIFERYMHHLKKMVKNQSRVEGSIVAQVINEETAISAENYFPPEVQKKHRRPARHDDRGERATYHVTVPSMFKEIGRLSGKFTKRRLTDTENAHLQTYLLTNCEDVLQYESVYMAELRMTHRHATEDELRQLRDNGFAAWLRSYVSHISYYPMQMISLRNTD, from the exons ATGTGCAACCTTGAGAAGATATTTCCTCCATCATTCTTTGATGTAATGGAACAACTTGCTATTCATCTCGTAAGAGAATTGGAACTTGGTGGTCCTGTGCAGTACAAATGGATGTATATTTTTGAGCGTTATATGCATCATCTGAAGAAGATGGTCAAAAATCAAAGCAGGGTGGAAGGATCTATAGTGGCACAGGTGATCAATGAAGAAACTGCAATCTCTGCTGAAAATTATTTTCCACCAGAAGTGCAAAAAAAACACCGAAGACCTGCTCGGCATGATGATAGAGGGGAGAGAGCAACATATCATGTTACTGTCCCAAGCATGTTCAAGGAAATAGGACGACTTAGTGGAAAATTCACGAAGCGGAGACTTACGGACACTGAGAACGCTCATTTGCAAACATATTTGCTCACCAACTGTGAAGATGTTCTACAATATGAGAG TGTATATATGGCGGAGTTGCGTATGACTCACAGGCATGCAACAGAAGATGAGCTTCGACAACTTAGAGATAACGGATTTGCTGCGTGGCTTCGTAGTTATGTGAGTCATATATCATATTACCCTATGCAAATGATTAGTTTAAGGAATACTGATTAA